From a region of the Gossypium raimondii isolate GPD5lz chromosome 10, ASM2569854v1, whole genome shotgun sequence genome:
- the LOC105775679 gene encoding protein RDM1-like, with the protein MKKFPIPESNSVSVSLEPSSFITWEKLGESMKQKYEQPLHYLTQILLKQWDESSGNGINNNNIEVMIMKKQPIGNVIDPRTAEATVWVIENFNMQFVSHHYISKIWLSDRNYHHFVDDL; encoded by the coding sequence ATGAAGAAGTTCCCGATACCGGAGTCGAACTCAGTGTCTGTTTCTCTCGAACCGTCATCATTTATCACATGGGAAAAACTAGGAGAATCAATGAAGCAAAAATATGAGCAACCATTGCATTATCTAACCCAAATTCTCTTGAAACAATGGGATGAATCAAGTGGCAATGGCATCAACAACAATAACATTGAAgtgatgataatgaagaaaCAACCTATTGGCAATGTTATTGATCCACGCACAGCTGAAGCAACTGTGTGGGTTATAGAaaatttcaatatgcaatttgTCTCTCATCATTACATTTCTAAAATCTGGCTTTCCGATCGAAATTATCATCATTTTGTTGATGATTTGTAA
- the LOC105775678 gene encoding protein RDM1-like — translation MKKFPVPEPISVSVSLETSSFITWEKLGESMKQKYEQPLHYLTQILLKQWDESSGNGINNNNIEVMIMKKQPIGNVIDPRTAEATVRVIENFNRQFVSHHYLAKLWLSDPNYHHFVDDLQNYSSFD, via the coding sequence ATGAAGAAGTTCCCGGTACCGGAACCAATCTCAGTATCTGTTTCTCTCGAAACGTCATCATTTATCACATGGGAAAAACTTGGAGAatcaatgaaacaaaaatatgaGCAACCATTGCATTATCTAACCCAAATTCTCTTGAAACAATGGGATGAATCAAGTGGCAAtggcatcaacaacaacaatattGAAGTGATGATAATGAAGAAGCAACCTATTGGCAATGTTATTGATCCACGCACAGCTGAAGCAACTGTGAGGgttattgaaaatttcaatagGCAATTTGTCTCTCATCATTACCTTGCCAAACTCTGGCTTTCTGATCCAAATTATCATCATTTTGTCGATGATTTGCAAAATTACTCATCCTTTGATTAG